Proteins from a genomic interval of Corynebacterium deserti GIMN1.010:
- a CDS encoding hemolysin family protein, translating to MDSSVIWLSVATVVALLFSGLLGAVESALSTVSRARVEQMHKDEVGGAASLLRVIDARALHINMLIMLRTLLDASAAVFAGVIAVNVMDSWAWGIVIAIVAVSLLTFAVVGVFGRTVGRKNPYTVMLRSAFVLNGLAKVLGPIARLLIWVGNIIAPGPGFRNGPYATEVELREMVDIAQEHGIVEVEERRMIQSVFDLASTTVRQVMVPRPEMIWIESGKSAGQATALCVRSGHSRIPVIGENVDDILGIVYLKDLVQKTYYATDGGKSVTVDEVMRDATFVPDSKSLDVLLQEMQEDHTHIAILIDEYGGVAGLISIEDILEEIVGEIADEYDATEVAPIEKIGERTYRVVSRLSLEDLKEHIEEELGQEIEFTDEIEDQVDTVGGLIAYELGRVPLPGATVTSSGLTLTAEGEKNRRGRLRMHSAVVVVEEPAESGED from the coding sequence GTGGATTCCTCTGTCATATGGTTGAGCGTGGCGACCGTCGTTGCGCTCCTCTTCTCCGGTCTCCTCGGCGCAGTTGAATCAGCACTATCCACCGTGTCACGCGCCCGCGTCGAACAAATGCACAAGGATGAAGTGGGCGGGGCAGCATCGCTCCTGCGTGTCATTGACGCCCGAGCTCTCCACATCAACATGCTCATCATGTTGCGCACGCTTCTCGACGCCTCCGCCGCCGTATTCGCCGGTGTCATCGCCGTCAACGTCATGGACAGCTGGGCATGGGGCATTGTTATCGCCATCGTGGCGGTTTCCCTTTTAACCTTCGCAGTGGTCGGTGTGTTCGGCCGAACTGTCGGACGCAAGAACCCTTACACCGTCATGCTCCGGTCCGCGTTTGTCCTCAACGGCCTAGCGAAAGTGCTGGGACCGATCGCCCGCCTGTTGATCTGGGTCGGCAACATCATTGCACCTGGCCCGGGCTTTAGAAACGGCCCCTACGCCACCGAAGTCGAGCTGCGCGAAATGGTCGACATCGCCCAAGAGCACGGCATCGTAGAAGTAGAAGAGCGCCGCATGATTCAATCGGTGTTCGACCTAGCATCAACCACGGTCCGCCAAGTGATGGTGCCTCGACCTGAGATGATCTGGATCGAATCTGGAAAATCCGCCGGACAGGCCACTGCTTTGTGTGTCCGCTCGGGTCACTCGCGCATCCCAGTCATCGGCGAAAACGTAGACGACATCCTCGGCATCGTGTACCTCAAAGACTTGGTGCAAAAAACCTACTACGCCACCGACGGTGGAAAGTCCGTCACCGTGGATGAAGTCATGCGCGATGCTACATTCGTGCCTGACTCCAAATCCCTCGACGTGTTGCTGCAGGAAATGCAGGAAGACCACACCCACATCGCGATCCTCATCGATGAATACGGTGGCGTGGCCGGCTTGATTTCCATTGAGGACATTCTGGAAGAAATCGTTGGCGAAATCGCAGATGAATACGACGCCACGGAAGTAGCCCCCATTGAAAAGATCGGGGAGCGCACCTACCGCGTTGTCTCCAGACTGTCGTTGGAAGATCTTAAAGAGCATATCGAGGAAGAACTCGGGCAGGAAATTGAGTTCACCGATGAAATCGAAGACCAGGTGGACACCGTCGGTGGTTTGATTGCCTACGAGCTGGGTCGCGTACCCCTGCCGGGTGCGACAGTGACCAGCAGCGGACTCACCCTTACTGCGGAAGGGGAGAAAAACCGTCGTGGTCGCTTGCGCATGCACTCGGCGGTGGTTGTGGTGGAGGAACCTGCTGAGAGCGGAGAAGACTAG
- a CDS encoding PhoH family protein has translation MTAPRNSSTSRTPRTSRAEVVTTIVTLDRTLAQTVLGVHDENLRVIDNQIDADIHVRGTRVELTGPAHEVSRAVKVFDELQAIARRGHVISPDTVKNVVSMINVDTPQTVSEILTGDIIARRGKVIRPKTLGQKHYVDAIDENTIVFGLGPAGSGKTYLAMAKAVQALQAKQVSRIILTRPAVEAGEKLGFLPGTLNEKIDPYLRPLHDALRDMVEPEVIPKLMEAGIVEVAPLAYMRGRTLNDAFVILDEAQNTTPAQMKMFLTRLGFGSKMVVTGDTTQVDLPGGQKSGLRLVRHILRGVDDVHFSELTSSDVVRHQLVGHIVDAYEDYEEREAKRKRQEAQK, from the coding sequence GTGACAGCCCCGCGAAACTCCAGCACTTCCCGTACCCCCCGCACCTCCCGTGCTGAAGTGGTTACTACGATCGTTACCCTTGATCGCACCCTTGCTCAGACCGTGCTGGGTGTTCATGATGAAAACCTTCGGGTTATTGACAACCAGATCGACGCCGACATCCACGTGCGCGGCACCCGCGTTGAACTCACCGGCCCCGCTCATGAAGTTTCGCGCGCCGTCAAAGTGTTCGACGAGCTCCAAGCCATCGCCCGCCGTGGTCACGTGATCAGCCCCGACACCGTCAAAAACGTGGTCAGCATGATCAACGTGGACACCCCGCAGACGGTCTCGGAAATCCTGACCGGCGACATCATCGCGCGCCGCGGCAAAGTGATCCGCCCTAAGACACTCGGTCAAAAACACTACGTGGATGCGATCGATGAAAACACGATCGTCTTTGGCCTCGGCCCCGCAGGTTCCGGTAAGACCTACCTGGCCATGGCGAAAGCCGTGCAAGCTCTGCAAGCCAAGCAGGTTAGCCGCATTATTCTCACTCGTCCCGCCGTCGAAGCGGGCGAAAAGCTTGGCTTCCTGCCCGGCACCCTGAATGAGAAAATTGACCCCTACTTGCGTCCGCTGCACGACGCGCTGCGCGACATGGTGGAACCTGAGGTAATTCCTAAGCTCATGGAAGCCGGCATCGTCGAAGTCGCTCCGCTTGCCTACATGCGCGGCCGCACGCTTAACGACGCCTTTGTCATCCTCGACGAAGCCCAAAACACCACCCCAGCCCAAATGAAGATGTTCCTCACCCGCCTGGGCTTCGGCTCCAAAATGGTGGTTACTGGCGACACCACCCAGGTCGACCTCCCCGGTGGTCAAAAGTCCGGCCTGCGCCTCGTACGCCACATCCTCCGCGGAGTCGATGACGTGCACTTTTCTGAACTCACGTCCTCCGATGTGGTTCGTCACCAGCTGGTCGGCCACATCGTTGACGCCTACGAAGACTACGAAGAACGCGAAGCGAAGCGAAAGCGCCAGGAGGCCCAAAAATGA
- the era gene encoding GTPase Era has translation MSFTDTPDGFRSGFVSFVGRPNTGKSTLTNALVGEKIAITANQPETTRHPIRGLVHRDNAQIIVVDTPGLHRPRTLLGERLNEAVKDTYADVDLIGFTIPANEKIGPGDRWILEAVRKVSPKTPILGIITKADSVSRDQVAAQLMAVHELLDGKSEVVPVSSTSGENVETLIQVIASQLPEGPKFYPDDHITDEDTETRISEAIREAALSGLKNELPHSVAVEVDEILPDPERNGVLAVHAILYVERPGQKDIIVGFKGQRLGRIIHKSRQDIIKILGQNVFLDLRIKVLKNWQSDPKALNRLGF, from the coding sequence ATGAGTTTCACCGATACCCCTGACGGATTCCGCTCAGGCTTTGTCAGCTTCGTTGGACGCCCCAACACCGGTAAGTCCACGCTCACCAACGCGCTGGTCGGCGAGAAGATCGCCATCACCGCAAACCAGCCAGAAACCACCCGCCACCCCATCCGTGGATTGGTGCACCGCGATAATGCCCAGATCATCGTCGTGGACACCCCGGGTCTGCACCGTCCCCGGACCCTGCTGGGCGAGCGCCTCAACGAAGCTGTCAAAGACACCTACGCGGACGTCGATCTCATCGGCTTCACCATCCCAGCCAATGAAAAAATCGGCCCCGGCGACCGCTGGATCCTGGAAGCCGTGCGCAAGGTATCGCCAAAAACTCCGATCCTTGGCATCATCACCAAAGCGGACAGCGTGTCACGCGACCAGGTTGCAGCGCAGCTTATGGCCGTACATGAGCTTCTCGACGGCAAAAGCGAGGTCGTTCCTGTGTCCTCCACCTCGGGGGAAAACGTCGAAACGCTTATTCAGGTCATCGCAAGCCAGCTGCCTGAGGGACCTAAGTTCTACCCGGATGATCACATCACCGACGAAGATACCGAAACCCGAATCTCGGAGGCGATCCGCGAGGCGGCGCTGTCTGGTCTGAAAAACGAACTGCCACACTCGGTTGCTGTGGAGGTCGATGAGATTCTGCCTGATCCAGAGCGCAACGGAGTCCTCGCTGTGCACGCAATTTTGTATGTGGAGCGCCCGGGCCAAAAAGACATCATTGTTGGTTTCAAGGGGCAGCGCCTGGGACGCATCATCCATAAGTCGCGCCAGGACATCATCAAGATCCTCGGCCAGAACGTGTTCTTGGATCTGCGCATCAAGGTGCTGAAGAACTGGCAGTCTGACCCTAAGGCCCTGAACCGACTGGGCTTCTAG
- the hrcA gene encoding heat-inducible transcriptional repressor HrcA — protein sequence MANATEKRRYEVLRAIVADYIASQEPVGSKSLLERHKLNVSSATIRNDMSVLESDGYIIQEHASSGRVPTEKGYRLFVDSIHDIKPLSLAERRAILGFLEGGVDLEDVLRRSVQLLSQLTHQTAVVQLPTLKTARVKHCEVVPLSPMRLLLVLITDTGRVDQRNVELDAPLEAEQVNVLRDLLNGALGEKTLSAASDSLEELASQAPADIREAMRRCCEVLVNTLVDQPSDRLILAGTSNLTRINRETSASLPMVLEALEEQVVMLKLLSNVTDLNQVRVHIGGENEDVELRSASVVTTGYGSQGSALGALGVVGPTFMDYSGTISKVSAVAKYVGRVLAGE from the coding sequence ATGGCAAATGCAACAGAGAAACGTAGATACGAAGTGTTGCGGGCCATCGTCGCTGATTACATTGCGTCCCAGGAACCTGTCGGATCGAAGTCTCTCCTGGAGCGCCACAAGCTCAACGTGAGCTCGGCGACGATCCGCAACGACATGTCGGTGCTGGAGTCAGACGGCTACATTATTCAGGAACACGCCAGCTCAGGGCGCGTGCCCACCGAAAAGGGGTACCGCCTGTTTGTCGATTCCATCCACGACATCAAACCGCTGTCCCTTGCGGAACGTCGCGCCATCCTGGGCTTTTTGGAAGGTGGCGTCGACCTGGAAGATGTCCTGCGTCGCTCCGTTCAGCTGCTGTCTCAGTTGACCCACCAAACAGCCGTCGTGCAGCTGCCCACCCTCAAAACCGCCCGCGTTAAGCACTGTGAGGTGGTTCCACTGTCGCCGATGCGCCTGCTGCTGGTGCTAATCACCGATACCGGTCGTGTGGATCAGCGCAACGTGGAATTGGATGCTCCACTGGAAGCCGAGCAAGTCAATGTGTTGCGCGACCTCCTCAATGGCGCGCTCGGTGAAAAGACCCTCTCGGCGGCCTCGGATTCCTTGGAAGAATTGGCCTCCCAGGCCCCGGCCGATATCCGCGAAGCCATGCGTCGCTGTTGTGAGGTGCTGGTTAACACCCTTGTCGATCAACCCTCCGACCGCCTTATCCTCGCCGGCACTTCCAACCTCACCAGAATCAACCGGGAGACCTCCGCCAGCCTGCCCATGGTTTTGGAGGCTTTGGAAGAGCAAGTGGTTATGCTCAAACTGCTGTCCAATGTCACTGACCTCAATCAGGTGCGCGTGCACATCGGTGGGGAAAACGAAGACGTGGAACTGCGCAGCGCATCTGTGGTTACCACCGGCTATGGTTCACAGGGAAGCGCGTTGGGTGCATTAGGTGTGGTTGGTCCCACCTTTATGGACTACTCGGGAACAATTTCCAAGGTCTCCGCCGTTGCTAAATATGTTGGTCGCGTACTCGCCGGTGAATAA
- a CDS encoding 16S rRNA (uracil(1498)-N(3))-methyltransferase, with amino-acid sequence MSLPVFISDTDAPVGASVTLDGPEGRHAVTVKRIQVGEKIMLIDGHGASRTCAVTALSGKSVLTAVVEVITEVPRPNPHVTIVQAIPKSERSELTIDLLTQGGADKIVAWQASRCVAKWAGKEEKSLGKWQVAAESAAKQSRRATIPEIVGVVGEEGVEKLIKDADLAIILHEEATAAIRELTFEGNVVVIIGPEGGVAPAEIDRFAEAGAHTVKLGPEVLRTASAGMVALAAIGVLSARW; translated from the coding sequence ATGTCACTGCCAGTCTTTATCTCTGACACCGACGCCCCCGTCGGCGCATCCGTCACTCTGGATGGACCCGAAGGCCGCCACGCCGTCACCGTGAAACGCATCCAGGTAGGCGAAAAAATAATGCTTATCGACGGACACGGCGCCTCCCGCACCTGCGCCGTCACGGCGCTTTCCGGTAAATCGGTACTCACCGCAGTCGTCGAGGTGATCACGGAGGTGCCCCGACCCAACCCGCACGTCACCATCGTGCAGGCGATCCCCAAATCGGAGCGCTCCGAATTGACCATCGACCTGCTCACCCAAGGCGGCGCCGACAAAATCGTGGCGTGGCAGGCATCGCGATGCGTGGCCAAATGGGCCGGTAAGGAAGAGAAATCACTGGGGAAGTGGCAGGTGGCCGCGGAATCGGCTGCCAAGCAATCGCGGCGCGCAACCATCCCGGAAATCGTTGGGGTGGTAGGCGAAGAGGGCGTCGAAAAGCTTATTAAAGACGCTGACCTGGCCATTATCTTGCATGAGGAAGCAACCGCAGCCATCCGCGAGCTCACCTTTGAGGGCAACGTGGTGGTCATCATTGGCCCTGAGGGTGGGGTGGCCCCTGCTGAAATTGATAGGTTTGCGGAGGCGGGCGCGCACACCGTTAAGCTCGGTCCAGAGGTGCTGCGCACGGCCTCGGCAGGCATGGTCGCTCTTGCGGCCATAGGCGTGTTATCCGCGCGCTGGTAA
- the recO gene encoding DNA repair protein RecO: MRRESFRDRALVVKTYDFGEADRIIVLLTRSHGIMRGVAKGVRRSKSRFGSRLQLFVELDVQLYPGKNLSTISGADTVGYYASGIIEDFTRYSCASAILEIATHIAGLEEDPHLFDETTRALQRIQDSAQPVLDLDEFMLRAMNHAGWAPSLFDCAACGRTGPHNAFHPGAGGAVCLYCRPPGSAEVPPEALHMMWLVANGQAVRIPAEHPELQGMIHRLTTAHLQWHIERKLPSLAVLDQA, from the coding sequence ATGCGCAGGGAGAGTTTTCGCGACCGCGCTCTCGTGGTCAAAACCTATGATTTCGGGGAAGCAGACCGAATCATAGTGTTGCTCACCCGCAGCCACGGCATCATGCGGGGAGTGGCAAAAGGGGTGCGTCGCTCTAAATCACGGTTCGGGTCGAGGTTGCAGTTGTTTGTCGAATTGGATGTGCAGCTCTACCCGGGCAAGAATCTGTCCACCATCTCCGGCGCCGATACGGTGGGGTATTACGCCTCGGGAATCATCGAGGATTTCACCCGGTATTCGTGCGCCTCGGCCATCCTGGAGATCGCCACGCACATCGCGGGGTTGGAGGAGGACCCGCACCTGTTTGATGAGACCACCCGAGCCCTGCAACGCATCCAAGATTCAGCCCAGCCCGTGTTGGACCTTGATGAATTCATGCTGCGAGCCATGAACCACGCGGGGTGGGCGCCCAGTTTGTTTGACTGCGCAGCGTGTGGTCGAACTGGTCCGCACAATGCATTCCACCCAGGTGCTGGTGGGGCAGTATGCCTGTACTGCCGTCCGCCGGGGAGCGCCGAGGTCCCTCCAGAGGCGCTCCACATGATGTGGTTGGTCGCTAACGGCCAGGCAGTACGTATCCCCGCCGAGCACCCGGAGCTACAAGGCATGATTCACCGGCTGACCACTGCGCATTTGCAGTGGCACATCGAGCGCAAACTGCCGTCGCTCGCCGTGCTGGATCAGGCATAG
- a CDS encoding VIT1/CCC1 transporter family protein has product MPDKQPTPEQITRWRRYLANEQAEAAAYRDLASRRSGEEQEILLALADAETRHATYWVNQLGDAGTPTPKPDVKTRFLGFFVRRFGSVFSLALMQAAETRSPYDDDADAPRHITADERIHAEVVRGLASRGRERMSGNFRAAVFGINDGLVSNVALVMGIMATGVPSQIVLLTGVSGLLSGALSMAAGEFISVRSQSELLDASLPDPKARDALHELDVETNELELVYRARGMSEDEAHAKADRVFSKIRDHKKISDNVLGTAEIQGAGSARSAATFSFISFAIGAIIPIIPYIFGVEGIPAAVISLILVGISLMATGATTGLLSGKPPGFRALRQLAIGYGAALVTYLLGLAFGNIVG; this is encoded by the coding sequence ATGCCCGACAAACAGCCAACGCCAGAACAAATCACCCGCTGGCGTAGGTACCTAGCAAACGAACAAGCCGAAGCCGCCGCCTACCGCGACCTAGCGAGCCGCCGCAGCGGAGAAGAACAAGAAATCCTACTAGCGCTTGCCGACGCTGAAACCCGCCACGCCACTTACTGGGTCAACCAGCTCGGCGACGCAGGAACCCCCACCCCAAAACCAGACGTCAAAACCCGATTCCTCGGATTCTTCGTCCGCCGCTTTGGCTCCGTCTTCAGCCTCGCCCTCATGCAAGCCGCCGAAACCCGCAGCCCCTACGACGACGACGCTGACGCACCCCGTCACATCACCGCCGACGAACGCATCCACGCCGAAGTCGTCAGAGGCCTAGCCAGCCGTGGCCGCGAACGCATGAGCGGCAACTTCCGCGCCGCCGTATTCGGTATCAACGACGGGCTCGTCTCCAACGTCGCCCTCGTCATGGGAATCATGGCAACCGGCGTGCCCTCCCAAATCGTGCTCCTCACCGGCGTTTCCGGCCTCCTCTCCGGCGCTCTGTCCATGGCTGCCGGCGAATTCATCTCGGTGCGCTCCCAATCAGAGCTTCTCGACGCCTCCCTCCCAGACCCCAAAGCCCGCGACGCCCTCCACGAACTCGACGTCGAAACCAACGAATTAGAACTTGTCTACCGCGCCCGCGGCATGAGCGAAGACGAGGCCCACGCGAAAGCTGATCGCGTGTTCAGCAAGATCAGAGACCACAAGAAGATCAGCGACAACGTCTTAGGAACCGCTGAAATCCAGGGCGCTGGCTCAGCTCGCTCCGCCGCGACATTCAGCTTCATCTCCTTTGCCATCGGCGCGATCATTCCGATCATTCCTTATATCTTTGGCGTGGAGGGTATCCCAGCTGCCGTCATCTCCTTGATCCTCGTCGGCATATCCCTTATGGCGACTGGCGCGACTACGGGCCTTCTATCCGGAAAGCCCCCTGGGTTTCGTGCCCTCCGCCAGCTTGCGATAGGTTACGGCGCAGCCCTTGTGACCTACCTTTTGGGCTTGGCGTTCGGAAATATCGTGGGCTAG
- the ybeY gene encoding rRNA maturation RNase YbeY produces the protein MSIEVFNESGYDGVNEEMLIDVLSFALGEMDIHPDAEASIHIVDLDTIADLHVKWLDLEGPTDVMSFPMDELTPGYSRPDGASPGPAMLGDIVLCPEFAAKQAAKAGHDLAHELALLTVHGSLHLLGYDHVDPAEEREMFALQNELLADWYDNVEARGVTYQPKPTGPGAFPTAADRLDLDEQMKSSEGVSQEGDA, from the coding sequence ATGAGCATTGAAGTATTCAACGAATCCGGATATGACGGCGTCAATGAAGAAATGCTTATCGACGTCCTCTCCTTCGCCCTCGGCGAGATGGACATCCACCCCGACGCCGAAGCCTCCATTCACATCGTTGACCTGGACACCATCGCGGATCTCCACGTCAAGTGGCTCGACCTCGAAGGACCAACCGACGTCATGAGCTTCCCCATGGACGAGCTCACCCCCGGCTACTCCCGCCCCGATGGCGCCTCACCTGGCCCCGCAATGCTCGGCGACATCGTGCTCTGCCCAGAATTCGCAGCAAAGCAGGCCGCCAAAGCAGGCCACGACCTCGCCCACGAGCTGGCATTGCTCACCGTCCATGGCAGCCTCCACCTGCTCGGCTACGATCATGTCGACCCCGCCGAAGAGCGCGAAATGTTTGCCCTCCAAAATGAACTGCTTGCTGACTGGTACGACAACGTGGAAGCCCGCGGCGTGACCTACCAGCCAAAGCCCACCGGGCCGGGCGCATTCCCAACTGCGGCGGATCGCCTGGATTTGGATGAGCAGATGAAATCTTCTGAGGGCGTTTCTCAAGAAGGTGACGCGTAG
- a CDS encoding isoprenyl transferase: protein MSEFQKPNIPAQFLPKHIALVMDGNGRWATEQGMPRTEGHKRGEAVLLDVVDACIELGIPYLSAYAFSTENWRRSTDEVRFLMGFNRDVLRRQRDGLHEKGVRVRWAGRRPRLWRSVIRELEAAEELTKNNTTMTLAMCVNYGGRAEIIDATREIARLAAEGKLRPEQITEKTFPNFLDEPDMPDVDLFLRPSGEKRTSNFLLWQSAYAEMVYQDKLFPDFTQQDLFDAVLEYAKRDRRFGSV, encoded by the coding sequence GTGAGCGAATTCCAAAAACCCAATATTCCTGCCCAGTTCCTGCCCAAGCACATTGCGCTGGTGATGGACGGAAATGGGCGGTGGGCGACCGAACAGGGCATGCCGCGAACCGAAGGACACAAGCGCGGCGAGGCAGTGCTTCTCGACGTCGTCGACGCCTGCATCGAGCTCGGCATCCCATACCTGTCGGCGTACGCCTTTTCGACGGAAAACTGGCGCCGATCCACCGATGAAGTCCGCTTCCTCATGGGATTCAACCGCGACGTCTTGCGACGTCAACGCGACGGCCTCCACGAAAAAGGCGTCCGCGTGCGCTGGGCCGGCCGCCGCCCCCGCCTGTGGCGCTCTGTTATCCGCGAACTTGAGGCCGCCGAAGAACTCACCAAAAACAACACCACCATGACCCTTGCCATGTGCGTTAACTACGGTGGTCGCGCCGAAATCATCGACGCCACCCGCGAAATCGCCCGCCTCGCCGCCGAAGGCAAGCTGCGCCCCGAACAAATCACCGAGAAGACGTTCCCCAACTTCCTCGACGAACCCGACATGCCCGACGTCGACCTGTTCCTGCGTCCTTCCGGCGAAAAGCGAACATCAAACTTTCTACTATGGCAATCCGCCTACGCGGAGATGGTGTACCAGGATAAGCTTTTCCCTGACTTCACCCAGCAAGATCTCTTTGATGCAGTCCTTGAATATGCGAAGAGAGATCGTCGATTCGGAAGTGTATAA
- the dnaJ gene encoding molecular chaperone DnaJ: MARDYYGILGVDRNATESEIKKAYRKLARKYHPDVNPGEEAAEKFREASVAHEVLTDPDKRRIVDMGGDPMEQGGGAGAGGFGGGFGGGGLGDIFDAFFGGGAGASRGPRSRVQPGSDTLWRTSITLEEAYKGAQKDLTLDTAVLCTKCHGSGSASDKKPVTCGTCNGAGEIQEVQRSFLGNVLTSRPCQTCDGTGEIIPDPCTECAGDGRVRARRDVVANIPAGIQSGMRIRMAGQGEVGAGGGPAGDLYIEVMVRPHAVFTRDGDNLHASIRVPMIDAALGTELDVESLTGDDIKIKVPSGTQPNDVITLSGAGMPKLRAEGHGDLMAHVDLFVPTELDDRTRALLEQIRDHRQDNAAVHREGEDDEGFFDKIRNKFRNK; this comes from the coding sequence GTGGCACGTGACTATTACGGCATTCTCGGAGTCGATCGCAACGCAACCGAATCAGAGATTAAGAAGGCGTACCGAAAGCTTGCCCGCAAATACCACCCAGACGTGAACCCAGGCGAGGAGGCCGCGGAGAAGTTCCGTGAAGCCTCCGTTGCCCACGAGGTGCTCACTGATCCTGATAAGCGGCGCATCGTTGACATGGGTGGCGATCCTATGGAGCAGGGCGGCGGCGCTGGCGCAGGTGGCTTTGGTGGTGGATTCGGCGGCGGTGGCCTGGGCGATATTTTCGACGCCTTCTTCGGTGGCGGTGCTGGTGCTTCCCGCGGTCCACGTTCCCGCGTCCAGCCCGGCAGCGACACGCTGTGGCGTACCTCCATCACGCTGGAAGAGGCCTACAAGGGTGCCCAGAAAGACCTCACCCTTGACACTGCCGTGCTGTGTACCAAGTGCCACGGTTCCGGATCCGCATCTGACAAGAAGCCTGTCACCTGTGGAACTTGTAACGGCGCCGGCGAAATCCAGGAGGTGCAGCGCAGCTTCCTGGGCAACGTTCTGACGTCCCGCCCATGCCAAACCTGCGACGGCACCGGTGAAATCATTCCCGACCCCTGCACCGAATGTGCAGGTGACGGCCGCGTCCGCGCTCGCCGCGACGTGGTAGCCAACATTCCAGCAGGCATCCAGTCCGGCATGCGCATCCGCATGGCAGGCCAGGGCGAAGTCGGCGCAGGTGGCGGCCCCGCAGGTGATCTCTACATCGAGGTCATGGTCCGTCCACATGCGGTATTCACCCGCGACGGCGACAACCTCCACGCCAGCATTCGCGTCCCCATGATCGACGCAGCCCTTGGCACCGAGCTGGACGTAGAGTCCCTCACCGGCGATGACATTAAGATCAAGGTCCCTTCAGGCACCCAGCCTAATGACGTAATCACCCTCTCCGGCGCTGGTATGCCAAAGCTGCGCGCCGAAGGCCACGGCGACCTGATGGCACACGTTGACCTCTTCGTACCCACCGAGCTCGACGACCGCACACGCGCCCTTCTGGAGCAGATCCGCGATCACCGACAGGACAACGCAGCCGTGCACCGCGAAGGCGAGGACGACGAAGGCTTCTTTGACAAGATCCGCAACAAGTTCCGCAACAAATAG